Proteins encoded in a region of the Mucilaginibacter sabulilitoris genome:
- a CDS encoding DCC1-like thiol-disulfide oxidoreductase family protein, which yields MKTLKDHVVLFDVECPMCSVYTKAFVKTGMLDHDGRTAYQHVAAGACPVYDHQRAVNEIALVNLKSGEVTYGIKSLFKIIGNAWPVFAPLFAFKPFVWFMSKVYAFISYNRRVIIPPAKDEANFTYQPTFKKHYRVAYLLFTWFCTGYILTAYAHLLTGLIPLGGPYREYMICGGQIIFQGTIMTFWDRRQTWTYLGNMMTISFGGSLLLLIPLAINHWFKLGSDVYACCFMGVAGLMLLEHIRRTKLLDLGWTLTITWVIYRIILLALITNLN from the coding sequence ATGAAAACGCTAAAAGATCATGTGGTACTTTTCGACGTAGAATGCCCCATGTGCAGTGTGTACACCAAAGCCTTTGTAAAAACCGGTATGCTTGATCATGACGGCCGCACTGCCTATCAGCATGTGGCAGCAGGCGCCTGTCCGGTATATGACCACCAGCGCGCAGTGAACGAAATTGCGCTTGTAAATCTTAAAAGCGGTGAGGTAACCTACGGTATAAAAAGCCTGTTTAAAATAATTGGTAATGCCTGGCCGGTTTTCGCGCCGCTGTTCGCATTTAAGCCTTTTGTGTGGTTCATGAGCAAAGTTTACGCCTTTATATCATATAACAGGCGCGTTATTATTCCGCCGGCTAAAGACGAGGCGAATTTTACTTATCAGCCTACATTTAAAAAACATTACCGCGTAGCCTACCTGCTGTTCACCTGGTTTTGTACAGGGTATATACTTACGGCTTATGCACACCTGCTTACCGGGCTCATACCCCTGGGCGGCCCTTACCGTGAGTATATGATATGCGGCGGACAGATCATTTTCCAGGGAACAATAATGACCTTTTGGGACCGCCGTCAAACATGGACTTACCTGGGCAATATGATGACTATTTCTTTCGGCGGGAGTTTGCTGCTTTTAATTCCGCTGGCAATAAACCATTGGTTCAAATTAGGGTCTGATGTATATGCCTGTTGTTTTATGGGGGTTGCCGGGTTAATGCTGTTGGAACACATCCGTCGTACAAAGCTGCTTGACCTGGGCTGGACGCTCACCATAACCTGGGTTATATACCGTATTATTTTATTGGCACTTATCACCAACCTGAACTAA
- a CDS encoding beta-glucosidase produces the protein MRISYKLNVAIVLMCSAVSFQSTVHAQGKQQAPQLRANNVKQIIAALTLEEKSKLVVGMGFKMPGMPPPEKGKKPEAIDIGGFKLPPSDPDAYNIPEKVPGAAGRTHGIARLGIPSMTVSDGPAGLRIEPVRNGDKSKTYYATAFPVATLLASSWDTELVNRVGVAFGNEVREYGVDILLAPGLNIHRNPLGGRNFEYYSEDPLVAGDMTAAIVRGIQSNGVGTSIKHYAANNQETNRNSINTVVSERAMRELYLRGFEIAVKKSQPWTVMSSYNKLNGTFTSQRHDLLTTILKKEWGLKGFVMTDWFGGVDPVAQMKAGNDLIMPGSPSQSEAIVAAVKKGTLSIAQLNANVERILNIIIKSPSFTKYKYSDKPDLTGHAKVAREAAAQGMVLLKNDDHALPLAAAKRVAVFGNTSYNIIAGGTGSGDVNKAYTISLMQGLENASYKLQEKLSKSYTDYLADMKLKQPKPKNFFDHPAPIPEKDITDIIADEANDADAALITIGRNAGEGADRKLDNDYYLSAAEKAMIKTIADAFHAKGKKVIVVLNIGGVIEVTSWRDGVDGILLAWQPGLEAGNAIADVLSGKVNPSGKLATTFPVDYKDVPSANNFPGTPEDKPEKVVYEEGIYVGYRYYDAAKIKPAYEFGYGLSYTSFTFSNLKLSAPNFVGSITATVTVKNTGDVAGKEVVQLYLAAPKKDLDKPEDELKAFGKTKLLAPGQSQTMSFVIKAADLASFYTSKESWIADAGKYEVKIGSSSRTIAEAASFKLAKDITVEKVNKALVPEQAINELKLK, from the coding sequence ATGAGAATTAGCTACAAATTAAATGTTGCTATTGTATTGATGTGTTCTGCCGTAAGTTTTCAATCAACGGTACACGCCCAAGGCAAACAACAGGCGCCGCAATTGCGTGCCAACAATGTAAAACAGATTATAGCTGCTTTAACATTAGAAGAAAAATCAAAACTGGTTGTAGGCATGGGTTTTAAAATGCCCGGCATGCCACCGCCCGAAAAAGGTAAAAAGCCAGAGGCAATTGATATTGGCGGCTTTAAACTGCCACCATCTGACCCGGATGCTTATAACATACCCGAGAAAGTTCCCGGCGCGGCGGGGCGTACCCATGGTATCGCTCGTTTGGGCATACCATCAATGACGGTATCTGACGGCCCTGCCGGTTTACGTATTGAACCTGTCAGGAATGGAGACAAATCAAAAACCTATTATGCTACCGCTTTTCCGGTTGCTACACTGCTGGCCTCCAGCTGGGATACCGAACTGGTGAACCGGGTAGGTGTAGCCTTTGGCAACGAGGTGCGCGAATATGGAGTTGACATATTGCTAGCCCCGGGATTAAATATACACCGCAACCCGCTGGGTGGCCGTAATTTTGAATATTACTCAGAAGATCCGCTGGTGGCCGGCGACATGACCGCAGCCATAGTACGCGGCATACAATCAAACGGTGTGGGCACATCTATTAAACACTATGCTGCCAATAACCAGGAAACCAACCGCAACAGTATCAATACAGTAGTGAGCGAAAGGGCTATGCGTGAGTTGTATTTAAGAGGGTTTGAAATAGCTGTGAAAAAATCACAACCGTGGACGGTAATGTCATCATATAACAAACTGAACGGCACCTTTACTTCGCAAAGACACGATCTGCTTACTACCATCCTAAAAAAGGAATGGGGACTGAAAGGTTTTGTAATGACCGACTGGTTTGGCGGTGTAGACCCGGTGGCGCAAATGAAGGCAGGCAACGACCTGATTATGCCCGGCAGCCCAAGTCAGTCGGAGGCTATTGTGGCAGCCGTAAAAAAGGGTACGCTGAGTATCGCCCAGCTTAATGCCAATGTGGAGCGGATTTTGAACATTATTATTAAATCACCCTCGTTCACTAAATATAAATATTCTGATAAGCCCGATTTGACCGGCCATGCCAAAGTTGCCCGTGAGGCCGCCGCGCAGGGCATGGTGTTACTTAAAAATGATGATCACGCTTTGCCGCTTGCCGCGGCAAAAAGGGTTGCAGTGTTTGGCAATACCTCCTATAATATTATCGCGGGCGGTACAGGCAGTGGAGACGTGAACAAAGCATATACCATATCATTAATGCAGGGTTTAGAAAATGCCAGCTATAAGCTGCAGGAAAAACTGTCTAAAAGCTATACCGATTACCTGGCCGATATGAAGCTGAAACAACCGAAGCCTAAAAACTTTTTCGACCATCCGGCTCCAATCCCCGAAAAGGATATTACCGACATTATTGCCGATGAAGCCAATGACGCCGATGCTGCCCTGATTACCATAGGCAGAAATGCTGGCGAGGGCGCAGACCGGAAGCTTGATAACGATTACTATTTATCCGCGGCAGAAAAAGCAATGATCAAAACTATTGCCGACGCGTTCCACGCGAAAGGCAAAAAGGTGATAGTTGTACTGAATATTGGCGGTGTAATTGAAGTGACCAGCTGGCGTGATGGGGTAGACGGAATTCTGCTGGCCTGGCAGCCGGGTCTGGAAGCCGGTAACGCCATTGCCGATGTACTGAGCGGGAAGGTGAACCCATCCGGTAAACTTGCTACTACCTTCCCGGTTGATTATAAGGATGTGCCATCGGCTAATAATTTCCCCGGCACACCTGAAGACAAGCCGGAAAAGGTAGTTTACGAAGAAGGTATTTATGTTGGGTACCGCTATTATGACGCGGCAAAGATTAAGCCGGCCTATGAGTTTGGTTATGGTCTGTCATACACCAGCTTTACATTTAGTAACCTCAAGTTAAGCGCCCCCAATTTTGTTGGCAGCATTACGGCTACCGTAACCGTTAAAAATACAGGTGATGTGGCTGGTAAAGAAGTGGTGCAATTGTATCTGGCTGCGCCTAAAAAAGATCTGGATAAACCCGAAGATGAGTTGAAAGCTTTTGGTAAAACAAAGCTGCTTGCCCCCGGCCAGTCGCAAACCATGAGCTTTGTAATTAAGGCAGCCGACCTGGCCTCGTTTTATACCAGCAAAGAATCGTGGATAGCTGATGCGGGTAAGTATGAGGTAAAGATAGGTTCATCATCAAGAACGATTGCGGAAGCAGCGTCGTTTAAACTGGCGAAGGATATCACTGTTGAAAAAGTAAACAAGGCCCTGGTACCCGAGCAAGCTATTAACGAATTGAAGTTAAAGTAA
- a CDS encoding DUF3999 family protein: MMKQSLLMTKPNPRMSKITCITLLLCALMLPALAQKNFKYQAVLPRVEVTGFYRISLQPALVAKVKADLSDIRIADAKGNFIPYIPAGSLPQKDQKSFVVFNQVDAPLSSDTGTTFIVENKTGLVLDRLWIKLQNTAVQRKVNLVGSDDLKQWFAIQEDIPLQEAVANSEGTYMQSLAFPASSYRYLKILVNDKNKTPIKFLQAGVYTEYAASLNYIRILPVQLARVDSNKTTYVTIKLNDHYQVNKLHIDITSPKYFKRDVEIYQINNKEKQLLAETALNSAKATDLLLSAKTEELLLQINNGDNPPLTIKGVDAYQSDESLISYLDSKETYHLLAGDSSVQAPEYDLKFFADSIRDNTPQISHGDVQQNTAYQIKQAKPDRDYTLFIWIAIIVAAGLLLFLTLKMTKEVGKKAGKE; the protein is encoded by the coding sequence ATGATGAAGCAAAGCCTGCTGATGACCAAGCCAAACCCCAGGATGAGTAAAATTACCTGCATTACCTTACTGCTTTGCGCGCTTATGTTACCGGCATTGGCGCAAAAGAATTTTAAATACCAGGCCGTGCTGCCCAGGGTTGAAGTTACCGGCTTTTACCGTATTAGTTTACAGCCTGCATTAGTAGCTAAAGTCAAAGCCGATCTGTCCGACATCCGGATAGCCGATGCCAAAGGCAATTTTATTCCCTATATACCTGCGGGCAGCCTGCCTCAAAAAGACCAGAAAAGCTTTGTTGTTTTTAACCAGGTTGATGCGCCGCTAAGCTCCGACACCGGAACAACCTTTATTGTAGAAAACAAAACCGGCCTGGTCCTTGACCGCCTCTGGATAAAGCTGCAAAACACAGCCGTACAGCGCAAAGTGAACTTAGTGGGCAGCGATGACCTGAAACAGTGGTTCGCCATACAGGAAGACATCCCCCTGCAAGAGGCTGTAGCCAACAGCGAAGGTACTTATATGCAGTCGCTGGCTTTCCCGGCCAGCAGTTACCGTTACCTCAAAATTTTGGTGAACGATAAAAACAAAACACCCATCAAATTTTTGCAGGCCGGTGTATATACCGAATATGCAGCTTCGCTCAATTACATCCGGATTTTGCCGGTACAACTTGCCCGGGTTGATAGCAATAAAACCACCTATGTTACTATAAAGCTTAATGATCATTACCAGGTAAATAAACTGCATATCGACATCACATCGCCAAAGTATTTTAAGCGGGATGTGGAGATATATCAGATCAATAACAAAGAAAAACAACTGCTTGCGGAGACAGCGCTCAACTCAGCCAAAGCTACCGACCTGCTCCTATCTGCCAAAACCGAAGAGTTACTATTGCAAATTAACAACGGCGATAACCCGCCGCTGACAATCAAAGGCGTTGATGCTTATCAGTCGGATGAGTCATTGATCAGCTACCTGGATAGTAAGGAAACCTACCACCTGCTGGCAGGAGATTCATCGGTGCAGGCCCCCGAATATGACCTTAAATTTTTTGCCGACAGTATTCGGGACAATACCCCGCAGATAAGCCATGGGGATGTGCAGCAAAACACCGCCTATCAAATCAAACAAGCCAAACCCGACCGTGATTATACCTTGTTTATTTGGATTGCCATTATCGTTGCTGCAGGCTTGCTGCTTTTCCTTACTTTAAAAATGACTAAAGAAGTGGGTAAAAAGGCTGGGAAGGAATAG
- a CDS encoding TIGR01777 family oxidoreductase, with product MKPYKKIVLAGGNGYLGTVLAKYYKDKANEIIILARKPAKAVDNIRTVVWDGKTENGWTVQLTGADMLINLCGKNVNCRYTEKNKAEIITSRVLPTELLGHAINKMANPPKLWINVTSATIYRHAEDHPQDEETGEIGYGFSIDVCNIWESVFLSSETPHTRKIALRMGIVLGRSDSVFPRLLNLVRLGMGGQQGDGQQYMAWVHEHDVARSTQWLLDHPEMEGIFNCTAPVAVKNTDMMHTIRKTYGMPFGLPAPEWLLDIGARVIGTEPELILKSRWVKPKRLLDSGFTFQFEKAEHAVHDILSVRT from the coding sequence ATGAAACCTTACAAAAAAATTGTACTTGCCGGCGGCAATGGCTACCTGGGTACTGTACTGGCAAAATATTATAAAGACAAAGCCAATGAAATTATTATCCTGGCCCGCAAACCGGCCAAAGCTGTTGACAATATTCGGACTGTAGTATGGGACGGTAAAACCGAAAACGGCTGGACCGTACAGCTAACCGGTGCCGATATGCTGATAAACCTTTGCGGTAAAAATGTAAACTGCCGCTATACCGAAAAAAACAAAGCCGAAATTATTACCTCACGGGTGCTGCCCACTGAGCTGCTGGGGCATGCGATCAATAAAATGGCAAACCCGCCAAAACTGTGGATCAATGTTACATCTGCTACCATATACCGCCATGCCGAAGACCACCCGCAGGATGAAGAAACCGGCGAAATTGGCTACGGTTTTTCTATTGATGTTTGTAATATATGGGAAAGTGTTTTTCTGAGCAGCGAAACACCGCATACCCGTAAAATTGCCCTGCGCATGGGTATTGTACTTGGCCGTAGTGATAGTGTTTTTCCGCGCCTGCTTAACCTCGTGAGGCTGGGTATGGGCGGCCAGCAGGGCGATGGGCAGCAGTACATGGCATGGGTGCATGAGCATGATGTAGCCCGCAGTACGCAATGGTTGCTTGATCACCCGGAGATGGAGGGCATATTTAACTGTACTGCGCCTGTAGCAGTAAAAAATACTGATATGATGCATACCATCCGCAAAACTTATGGCATGCCTTTCGGTTTGCCCGCCCCCGAGTGGCTGTTGGATATAGGAGCCAGGGTTATAGGTACCGAGCCCGAACTGATACTGAAAAGTCGCTGGGTAAAACCAAAACGCCTGCTCGATTCTGGCTTTACCTTCCAGTTTGAAAAAGCCGAACACGCGGTGCATGATATTTTGAGTGTAAGGACGTAA
- a CDS encoding carboxylesterase/lipase family protein — protein sequence MKSCLILAVMLLYCTLAHAQKSELAVVKTDAGLVSGSTNVTGDVHIFKGIPFAAPPMGDLRWKAPQPVQPWDGVKQCTTFSASPMQGKPDEFGVYTREFLIPYEPISEDCLYLNVWTGARSSAEKRPVLVYIYGGGFSSGGAAVPIYDGEATAKKGVVFVVINYRVGIFGFFAHPELSKESGHNASGNYGLMDQLAALKWIKQNIAAFGGDPGNITIAGQSAGSMSVNCLVASPLGKGLFQKAIAESGASFITGPFGSTTLQQAEQDGEKVVKTIGVNSIAEMRNKPASELVNKSQCRPIIDGYVLPKSIAQIFADNEENDVPLLTGWNEDDAFVGKLKNAEDYKKQISAQYGVNANTFLSLYPAGTDEEAATSQIRISRDQIFGTQNYTWANVQSEKGRSKVYVYRFTRRLPATADFVKYGAFHTGEVAYAYDNLKFLNRPWQPVDQELATVMSAYWTNFAKTGNPNVKGLVVWPAYNTHDNQIMILSEKPAAKPLPDKAALDFMLTQMSGK from the coding sequence ATGAAAAGCTGCTTGATATTAGCTGTAATGTTGTTGTACTGCACTTTGGCCCATGCTCAAAAAAGTGAGCTGGCCGTAGTTAAAACCGATGCAGGGCTCGTTTCGGGCAGTACCAATGTTACGGGCGATGTACATATATTTAAGGGGATACCCTTTGCGGCTCCCCCGATGGGCGACCTGCGTTGGAAGGCGCCGCAGCCGGTACAACCCTGGGATGGTGTTAAACAATGCACCACGTTTTCAGCCAGCCCTATGCAGGGTAAGCCCGACGAGTTTGGCGTTTACACGCGTGAGTTTCTGATCCCCTATGAACCTATCAGCGAAGATTGCCTTTACCTGAATGTGTGGACGGGAGCCAGATCATCCGCAGAAAAAAGGCCTGTTCTGGTTTACATATACGGCGGTGGTTTTTCATCAGGCGGGGCAGCAGTGCCTATTTATGACGGGGAAGCTACTGCTAAAAAAGGGGTGGTTTTTGTGGTGATTAATTACCGGGTAGGGATATTCGGGTTTTTTGCTCATCCTGAGCTTAGTAAAGAATCGGGCCATAATGCATCGGGTAATTATGGCTTGATGGATCAGCTGGCTGCACTTAAATGGATTAAGCAAAACATAGCGGCCTTTGGCGGCGATCCGGGAAATATTACCATTGCCGGGCAATCGGCAGGATCTATGAGTGTGAACTGCCTGGTGGCTTCGCCGCTTGGAAAAGGACTGTTTCAAAAAGCCATTGCCGAAAGCGGCGCCAGTTTTATTACAGGCCCATTCGGTAGTACAACTTTACAACAGGCCGAGCAAGATGGCGAAAAGGTGGTCAAAACCATAGGTGTAAATTCTATTGCCGAGATGAGAAATAAGCCGGCTTCAGAATTGGTTAATAAATCGCAATGCAGACCTATTATTGATGGTTATGTACTGCCCAAATCAATCGCCCAAATTTTTGCCGATAATGAAGAAAACGACGTTCCACTGCTTACCGGCTGGAACGAGGATGACGCCTTTGTGGGGAAGCTAAAAAACGCGGAAGATTATAAAAAGCAGATATCGGCGCAATACGGAGTTAATGCCAATACGTTCCTGTCACTTTACCCCGCCGGAACAGACGAAGAAGCTGCAACCTCGCAGATAAGGATAAGCCGCGACCAGATATTCGGCACACAGAATTATACCTGGGCTAATGTGCAAAGTGAAAAAGGGCGCTCGAAAGTTTATGTTTATCGTTTCACGCGTCGATTGCCAGCCACTGCAGATTTTGTGAAGTATGGTGCTTTTCATACCGGCGAGGTAGCCTATGCTTATGACAACCTTAAATTCCTAAACCGACCGTGGCAGCCGGTTGATCAAGAGCTGGCAACAGTAATGTCGGCGTATTGGACAAACTTTGCTAAAACAGGTAACCCCAATGTCAAAGGCTTAGTCGTATGGCCTGCCTACAACACGCATGATAACCAGATCATGATATTAAGCGAGAAACCTGCAGCAAAGCCATTGCCCGATAAGGCCGCACTTGATTTTATGCTGACGCAGATGAGCGGGAAGTAA
- a CDS encoding Gfo/Idh/MocA family protein — MNRTKVAILGAGFITDIHIESYHRFIPEAEVVAVYARNPDKAKAFAEKYHIPQWYNDIDQLIAESGCEVVDICLPNYLHADATIRAAKAGKHIIIEKPLAVTLEEADEMIAVCRANNVKLMYAEELCFAPKYERARQLVNDGAVGDLFMLKQGEKHSGPHTDWFYDINFSGGGVIMDMGCHALGWFRWMLNNAKVTSVYATMDTVFHKERTKGEDNSVMIIEFENGVTAVAENSWAKHGGMDDRCEIYGTGGVIYADLFMGNAAVTYSREGYGYAMEKADTSKGWSFTIFEEAFNQGYPHELKHFIDCVRNDKTPLVTGEDGRAVLEIIYAAYASAGAGKKIALPFSAKVAKPIDLWLDHK, encoded by the coding sequence ATGAACAGGACTAAAGTGGCTATACTCGGCGCAGGTTTTATTACCGACATCCACATCGAATCATATCATCGTTTTATACCCGAGGCCGAAGTGGTTGCCGTGTATGCCCGCAACCCCGATAAAGCAAAAGCATTTGCCGAAAAGTACCACATACCACAGTGGTATAATGATATCGACCAACTGATAGCCGAGTCGGGCTGCGAAGTGGTTGATATCTGCCTGCCCAATTACCTGCATGCCGATGCTACTATCAGGGCCGCCAAAGCAGGTAAACATATCATTATTGAAAAACCGCTTGCCGTAACGCTTGAAGAAGCCGACGAAATGATTGCCGTTTGCAGGGCTAACAACGTAAAGCTGATGTATGCCGAAGAACTATGTTTCGCCCCCAAATATGAACGGGCAAGGCAATTGGTAAATGATGGCGCTGTTGGCGACCTGTTTATGCTGAAACAAGGCGAAAAACATTCCGGTCCGCATACTGACTGGTTTTACGACATCAATTTTTCTGGTGGCGGTGTTATTATGGATATGGGTTGCCATGCCCTGGGCTGGTTCAGATGGATGCTTAATAACGCCAAAGTGACCAGTGTTTACGCTACGATGGATACCGTATTTCATAAAGAACGAACAAAAGGCGAAGATAATTCGGTAATGATCATAGAGTTTGAGAATGGGGTAACCGCAGTAGCCGAAAATAGCTGGGCCAAGCATGGCGGCATGGACGACCGCTGTGAAATATATGGCACAGGGGGCGTAATTTATGCCGATCTCTTCATGGGAAATGCCGCCGTTACCTACAGCCGCGAGGGATATGGCTACGCGATGGAAAAGGCCGATACCAGTAAAGGCTGGAGTTTTACCATTTTTGAGGAAGCCTTTAACCAGGGCTACCCGCATGAACTTAAACATTTTATTGATTGTGTACGCAACGATAAAACCCCACTGGTAACCGGCGAAGATGGCAGGGCTGTACTCGAGATCATTTACGCGGCTTATGCTTCGGCTGGAGCCGGAAAAAAGATTGCCTTACCATTTTCGGCTAAAGTTGCTAAACCCATTGACCTTTGGTTAGATCATAAATAA
- a CDS encoding winged helix-turn-helix domain-containing protein translates to MKISLDQFDKAFENRIRLQIMSVLVANESYDFNSLKELLDLTDGNLASHLKALEKEEYMQVQKSFIGRKPNTRYLVTEKGRAAFKLHLQALENLIKQQKK, encoded by the coding sequence GTGAAAATATCGTTAGACCAGTTTGATAAAGCATTTGAAAACCGCATACGCCTGCAAATCATGAGCGTACTGGTGGCTAATGAAAGCTACGACTTTAATTCGCTTAAAGAACTGCTTGACCTTACCGATGGCAACCTGGCATCGCACCTTAAAGCATTAGAAAAAGAAGAATACATGCAGGTGCAAAAAAGCTTTATCGGCCGTAAACCCAACACCCGTTACCTGGTGACAGAAAAAGGCCGGGCTGCCTTTAAACTACACCTGCAGGCACTGGAAAACCTTATTAAACAGCAAAAAAAGTAA
- a CDS encoding glycoside hydrolase family 3 protein: MANQFKFIALLSLLPATVAMAQTKWTEKKSGDVVFVANTGGQSLGYSTTSGVKILTVDGLAFKDLNKNGKLDKYEDWRLPVDVRAKDLATKMSVEQIAGLMLYSKHQPIPAAPAGPFAGTYGGKKFAESGANPYDLSDQQKQFLEKDNVRHVLITSVQSPEIAAQWNNKAQAFVEGLGLGIPNNNSSDPRHGTVATAEYNAGAGGAISMWPGSLGFAATFDPKVVENFGHIAALEYRALGIATALSPQVDIATEPRWARVSGTFGEDPQLSADMARGYIDGFQTSAGDKEINGGWGYGSVNAMVKHWPGGGAGEGGRDAHYGYGKYAVYPGNNFKQHLIPFTEGAFKLNGKTGMAASVMPYYTISFNQDTKNKENVANNYNSYIINDLLRKKYKFDGVVCTDWLVTGDETAVDQFLSGKSWGVEGLSIAQRHYKILMAGVDQFGGNNEVAPVVAAYQMGVKEHGETFMRARFEQSAVRLLRNIFRTGLFENPYLDPEASKSIVGNPEFMNAGYQAQLKSIVMLKNKGNVLPLTKNKTVYVPKQFTPAGRNFLGMETPEKLEYPVNIETVKKYFKVTENPEEADYALIFVRSPNSGGGYNSDDAKNGGTGYVPISLQYGPYTANDARATSIAGGDPLEKFTNRSYKGKSATAINTTDWGMITDTYAKMKGKPVIVSVDMSNPMVFSEFEKSADAILVDFGVQGQATLDLLTGNSEPSALLPLQMPADMKTVEEQFEDVPHDMKCYTDDQGNTYDFGFGLNWKGVINDARTAKYKKAGVKP, encoded by the coding sequence ATGGCAAACCAGTTTAAATTTATAGCGCTGCTATCCCTGCTGCCTGCAACAGTAGCGATGGCCCAAACCAAATGGACCGAAAAAAAGTCGGGCGATGTTGTTTTTGTTGCCAACACTGGCGGGCAAAGCCTGGGGTATTCCACTACTTCGGGGGTGAAAATTTTAACTGTTGATGGTCTGGCTTTTAAAGACCTCAACAAAAACGGCAAGCTGGACAAATATGAAGACTGGCGCCTGCCTGTTGATGTACGGGCAAAGGACCTGGCAACCAAAATGAGCGTGGAGCAAATTGCGGGGTTAATGCTCTACAGTAAACACCAGCCCATACCAGCCGCCCCCGCCGGCCCGTTCGCCGGGACTTATGGAGGCAAAAAGTTTGCCGAAAGCGGTGCCAACCCGTATGATCTTTCTGATCAGCAAAAGCAATTTCTGGAAAAAGACAATGTGCGCCACGTGCTTATCACATCGGTACAAAGCCCTGAAATTGCAGCGCAGTGGAATAACAAGGCGCAGGCTTTTGTAGAGGGCCTGGGTTTAGGTATCCCGAACAATAACAGTTCTGACCCGCGGCATGGTACTGTTGCTACTGCCGAATATAATGCCGGTGCGGGCGGGGCTATTTCCATGTGGCCCGGCTCGTTGGGGTTTGCCGCTACATTTGATCCTAAAGTGGTTGAAAACTTCGGGCATATAGCAGCATTGGAGTATCGTGCCCTGGGTATTGCTACCGCGCTATCGCCGCAGGTTGATATTGCCACCGAGCCTCGCTGGGCACGTGTGAGCGGAACGTTTGGCGAAGATCCACAGTTATCTGCAGATATGGCGCGTGGCTATATCGATGGTTTTCAAACTTCGGCTGGTGATAAGGAAATTAATGGTGGCTGGGGCTATGGTAGTGTAAATGCCATGGTAAAACACTGGCCCGGTGGCGGAGCGGGCGAGGGTGGCCGCGATGCGCATTATGGATATGGTAAATATGCCGTTTATCCGGGCAATAACTTTAAGCAGCATCTAATTCCGTTTACCGAAGGCGCTTTTAAGCTGAATGGTAAAACAGGAATGGCGGCATCAGTAATGCCATATTATACCATCTCCTTTAACCAGGATACCAAAAACAAGGAGAATGTGGCCAATAATTATAACTCCTACATTATCAACGATCTTTTAAGAAAGAAATACAAGTTTGACGGTGTGGTATGTACCGACTGGCTGGTGACGGGCGATGAAACCGCAGTTGATCAGTTTCTGTCGGGCAAGTCGTGGGGTGTTGAGGGCCTTTCTATAGCGCAACGGCATTATAAGATATTGATGGCCGGGGTTGACCAGTTTGGCGGTAACAATGAGGTTGCCCCTGTGGTTGCCGCTTACCAGATGGGTGTTAAAGAACATGGCGAAACTTTTATGCGGGCGCGGTTTGAGCAGTCGGCCGTAAGGTTGCTGCGAAATATTTTCCGGACAGGCTTGTTTGAAAACCCGTACCTGGATCCCGAAGCGTCCAAAAGTATTGTAGGCAATCCTGAATTTATGAACGCTGGTTATCAGGCGCAGCTGAAATCAATTGTGATGCTTAAAAACAAGGGGAATGTACTACCGCTTACCAAAAATAAAACGGTGTATGTTCCAAAGCAATTTACCCCGGCCGGCAGAAATTTCCTGGGAATGGAAACACCCGAGAAATTGGAATACCCTGTTAATATAGAAACAGTAAAGAAATATTTTAAAGTTACCGAAAATCCAGAGGAGGCCGATTACGCCCTGATATTCGTCAGAAGCCCTAACAGTGGTGGCGGTTACAATAGTGATGATGCCAAAAACGGCGGAACCGGATATGTACCGATCAGTTTGCAATACGGCCCATACACCGCTAATGACGCACGTGCCACAAGTATAGCCGGCGGCGACCCGTTAGAGAAATTTACCAATCGTTCTTATAAAGGGAAATCGGCCACTGCTATCAATACTACAGATTGGGGTATGATCACAGATACTTATGCCAAAATGAAAGGTAAACCGGTAATTGTTTCAGTTGATATGAGTAACCCGATGGTGTTTTCGGAATTTGAAAAAAGCGCCGATGCCATCCTCGTTGATTTTGGTGTACAGGGGCAAGCCACGCTTGATCTGCTTACTGGCAACAGCGAGCCATCGGCTTTATTGCCGCTTCAAATGCCTGCTGATATGAAAACTGTGGAGGAGCAATTTGAAGATGTGCCTCATGATATGAAATGTTATACCGATGACCAGGGGAATACGTACGATTTTGGCTTCGGGCTTAACTGGAAAGGTGTTATCAATGATGCCCGTACTGCTAAATACAAAAAAGCAGGTGTTAAACCATAA